One region of Rhodothermaceae bacterium genomic DNA includes:
- the floA gene encoding flotillin-like protein FloA (flotillin-like protein involved in membrane lipid rafts), which translates to MENLLNFGSFFIILLILFGAILLLYFVPVRLWITAIFSGVHLKLFRDLVGMRLRRVPPDRIVKPLITAHKAGIPSETPKLEAHFLAGGNVQQVINALISADKADIDLPFERATAIDLAGRDVFEAVQVSVNPKVIETPPISAIAKDGIQLRAIARVTVRANIERLVGGAGEETIIARVGEGIVSTIGSSDSHAAVLENPDIISKTVLAKGLDSGTAFEILSIDIADVDVGENIGAKLQTDQAEADLQVARAKAEERRAAAVALEQEMIARVQEARARVVEAEAMVPEAIAEAFRKGQLGVMDYYNLRNIEADTDMRSAIGGDAESTGEGKPPSS; encoded by the coding sequence ATGGAGAATTTATTGAACTTTGGCAGTTTTTTCATTATTCTGCTGATCCTTTTTGGTGCTATCCTGTTGTTGTACTTCGTTCCGGTACGACTCTGGATCACGGCAATCTTCTCAGGTGTTCATCTGAAACTTTTCCGCGATTTGGTCGGAATGCGACTCCGGCGGGTCCCACCGGATCGGATTGTAAAGCCGCTCATCACGGCGCACAAGGCTGGGATTCCCTCTGAAACTCCAAAACTGGAGGCACACTTCTTGGCGGGAGGTAATGTCCAACAGGTCATCAATGCGCTGATTTCGGCAGACAAAGCAGACATTGACCTGCCGTTTGAGCGTGCAACGGCGATAGATCTTGCAGGGCGGGATGTATTTGAGGCGGTTCAGGTTTCCGTGAACCCGAAGGTCATTGAAACCCCACCCATTTCCGCAATCGCGAAAGATGGGATCCAACTTCGTGCCATTGCGCGTGTGACTGTGCGTGCCAATATTGAGCGGCTCGTGGGAGGAGCGGGTGAGGAAACCATCATTGCTCGGGTAGGGGAGGGCATTGTATCCACCATCGGGTCATCTGACTCGCACGCTGCTGTGCTAGAAAACCCTGACATTATCTCCAAGACTGTACTAGCGAAGGGACTAGATTCGGGGACTGCATTTGAGATCCTTTCCATTGATATTGCGGATGTAGATGTTGGCGAGAATATTGGTGCGAAGCTGCAGACGGATCAGGCGGAGGCAGATCTGCAGGTTGCGCGGGCCAAGGCGGAGGAGCGGCGTGCCGCCGCCGTCGCGCTTGAGCAGGAGATGATCGCCCGTGTACAGGAAGCTCGTGCTCGTGTTGTAGAAGCCGAGGCAATGGTTCCTGAAGCAATTGCAGAGGCGTTCCGCAAAGGCCAATTGGGGGTGATGGATTATTATAATCTGCGCAATATTGAGGCAGATACAGATATGCGCTCGGCAATTGGTGGAGATGCGGAGTCTACCGGTGAGGGCAAGCCCCCATCATCCTAA
- a CDS encoding DUF4249 domain-containing protein: MQSAVHIDGWLLQARKKALSAFLADPDKMVMRNSFLASCMIRQWPTRTEFSRKSKLTSFRLIWPIVMSMVLLSACETVVEIDPPDYDSELAIISKFSPDSVWSARVTKTLPLGSLGDTTDAFLTDATVMVYREESLVARLIHDGGEDGWYVSSQLRKPRANVSYRIVVEAPGLPSVSAISMAPAPPVISDAEISRLDPTDVFEDSGYVVSFSLENRPGLNYYSFGIFLGFPLGGTTYRVQGLPMRHDSPRWFCSFSDVLNPVSVEASDDFDCSLGVSSDRFVDDPDFDFDIKVQIPSDLGNLEEATLILFVTALSPEYVEYHGSIEEQEDFGGFGEPANIYTNLEGGRGIFAGYSASHRLFDLAVIE, translated from the coding sequence ATGCAAAGTGCTGTTCATATTGACGGCTGGTTACTTCAGGCAAGAAAAAAGGCTCTTTCAGCTTTTCTGGCGGACCCAGACAAAATGGTGATGAGGAATTCATTTTTAGCGAGTTGCATGATACGTCAATGGCCCACTCGGACCGAATTTAGCAGAAAATCAAAGTTGACCTCTTTCCGATTAATCTGGCCGATTGTAATGAGTATGGTCCTGTTGTCGGCCTGTGAAACGGTAGTCGAAATTGATCCACCGGATTACGACTCCGAACTCGCCATTATCAGCAAATTCTCTCCAGATTCGGTCTGGTCAGCGCGAGTCACAAAAACCCTTCCGCTCGGGAGTTTGGGTGATACAACAGATGCATTTTTAACCGACGCTACGGTAATGGTATATAGGGAGGAGTCGCTTGTTGCCCGATTGATACATGATGGAGGAGAGGATGGCTGGTATGTCTCATCACAGTTGCGCAAGCCGAGGGCAAATGTCTCCTACCGTATCGTTGTCGAAGCTCCAGGACTTCCTTCCGTATCTGCCATTTCGATGGCTCCTGCACCTCCAGTCATTTCAGATGCAGAGATCTCAAGATTGGACCCTACTGACGTGTTCGAAGATTCAGGGTATGTAGTCAGTTTTAGTTTGGAGAATCGCCCGGGTCTCAATTATTATAGTTTTGGCATTTTTCTTGGATTCCCTCTGGGCGGGACAACATATCGGGTTCAAGGTCTACCCATGCGCCATGACAGTCCACGCTGGTTCTGTTCATTTAGTGATGTCCTGAATCCCGTGTCCGTGGAAGCTAGTGATGACTTTGATTGTTCCCTTGGGGTCTCTTCTGATCGTTTTGTGGATGATCCAGACTTTGATTTTGATATCAAGGTGCAAATACCATCAGATTTGGGAAATCTTGAGGAAGCGACTCTGATCCTTTTCGTTACGGCTTTGAGTCCTGAATATGTGGAATACCATGGCTCAATTGAAGAGCAGGAGGATTTTGGTGGATTTGGAGAACCGGCCAATATATACACAAACCTTGAAGGTGGGCGCGGCATCTTCGCCGGTTATTCTGCAAGCCATCGTCTTTTCGATCTGGCAGTGATTGAGTAA
- the pckA gene encoding phosphoenolpyruvate carboxykinase (ATP), translating into MMKLDLTPFGIEVKDIRRNVVPAVLYEDALRNEATAAITQSGALAITSGKRTGRSPRDKRIVKMPPSASDIWWGSVNLPIDQHTFEINRERARDYLNTRERLYVVDGYAGWDPRYRIKVRIICERAYHALFMRNMLIRLSDEELKAFGEPDYVVYNAGMFPANRHTTYMSSKTSIDLSFEDQEMVILGTQYAGEMKKGIFTIMNYIMPRRGVLSMHCSANQGREGDVSLFFGLSGTGKTTLSADPARALIGDDEHCWTENGIFNIEGGCYAKAINLSADQEPEIFNAIRFGTVLENVVFDPVTHTVDYTDTTLTQNTRACFPIEFMQNAQIPCVGRHPSNIIFLTFDAFGILPPIARLSPEQAMYHFISGYTAKVAGTEVGVNEPVATFSACFGAAFLVWHPAKYSELLATNIEKHKVNVWLINTGMVGDRNERIQLRYTRAIIDAIHNGDLLDVPTVREPIFGLAIPTTCPGLPKSLLFPEKAWSDPDAYQEAAQRLAVLFTDNFAQYISKCSPEVQSAGPLSNQGSEVYFPRGG; encoded by the coding sequence ATCATGAAACTTGACCTGACTCCTTTTGGCATTGAAGTCAAGGATATTCGACGGAATGTGGTTCCGGCAGTACTGTACGAGGATGCTCTGCGCAATGAAGCCACCGCAGCAATTACACAGAGTGGTGCACTGGCCATCACAAGTGGAAAAAGGACAGGCCGCAGCCCTCGGGATAAGCGCATCGTTAAGATGCCTCCAAGCGCAAGCGATATCTGGTGGGGTTCTGTAAATCTGCCTATTGATCAGCATACCTTCGAAATCAATCGGGAGAGGGCTCGCGATTATCTCAATACCCGCGAACGACTCTATGTGGTGGATGGCTATGCCGGATGGGATCCCCGCTACCGTATCAAGGTGCGCATCATCTGCGAACGAGCGTACCATGCCCTGTTTATGCGAAATATGCTGATTCGGCTCAGCGATGAGGAGTTGAAAGCCTTTGGCGAACCGGACTACGTCGTCTACAATGCCGGTATGTTTCCAGCCAATCGCCACACGACCTATATGTCCTCTAAAACCAGCATTGATCTTTCTTTCGAAGATCAGGAGATGGTCATCCTAGGTACGCAGTACGCCGGGGAGATGAAAAAAGGCATCTTTACGATCATGAATTACATCATGCCCCGCAGAGGGGTATTGTCTATGCATTGCTCGGCGAATCAGGGAAGGGAAGGTGACGTCTCTCTTTTTTTCGGGCTTTCGGGAACGGGAAAAACCACATTGTCTGCGGATCCTGCCCGTGCACTGATTGGTGATGATGAACATTGCTGGACAGAAAATGGGATTTTCAATATCGAGGGTGGCTGTTATGCCAAGGCCATCAATCTGTCTGCTGACCAAGAACCGGAGATTTTCAATGCAATCCGCTTTGGTACTGTTCTGGAAAACGTTGTTTTCGATCCGGTCACACACACCGTGGACTATACGGACACGACCCTGACCCAAAATACCCGTGCCTGTTTCCCCATTGAGTTTATGCAGAATGCGCAGATTCCCTGCGTAGGGAGGCACCCGTCAAATATCATTTTCCTCACATTTGACGCTTTTGGGATTCTGCCACCAATTGCGCGCCTGAGTCCCGAACAGGCAATGTATCACTTTATCAGCGGCTATACCGCCAAGGTTGCAGGAACGGAAGTAGGGGTCAATGAACCGGTGGCAACCTTTTCTGCGTGCTTTGGTGCGGCATTTCTGGTATGGCACCCCGCAAAATATTCTGAATTGCTGGCGACAAACATTGAAAAACATAAGGTCAATGTCTGGCTTATCAATACCGGTATGGTCGGGGATCGAAATGAGCGAATCCAGCTTCGGTATACCCGCGCGATCATTGATGCCATCCATAATGGAGACCTCCTTGATGTACCCACAGTACGCGAACCTATCTTTGGGTTGGCAATTCCTACAACGTGCCCCGGCCTGCCAAAAAGTCTCCTGTTTCCTGAGAAGGCGTGGTCTGATCCAGATGCTTATCAGGAAGCAGCCCAGCGCCTCGCAGTTCTCTTTACTGATAATTTTGCTCAGTACATCAGCAAATGCTCTCCCGAAGTTCAGTCTGCCGGTCCTCTGAGTAACCAGGGATCGGAGGTGTATTTTCCCCGAGGCGGATGA
- a CDS encoding TonB-dependent receptor codes for MIGSHKIPILLVFIGFGLCLPVVSAQENPITVSGTVTDSETGELVVGAALYVSTQDIGVTTNQYGYYSLTLLGDSVSMVVSHVAYTTQRLTYSSQEDLVLDISLVPARLALGELEVIAPAESALQTTQMSGVTIPVQDIENLPSLLGEADVLRIIQLLPGVQSGVEGSTGLYVRGGGPDQNLYLLDGTQVYNPSHLFGFLGTFNSDAIKDVRVLKGGFPARYGGRLSSVIDITMKEGNMKRFTGTGAIGLLASRMTLEGPIKRDRASFLISARRSYADLLVRPFLDRDEEDFGYYFYDFNVKTNVILSPNDRIYLSGYAGNDRLYSYYRYEGNDDEDRSGLSWSNLTATIRWNHIFGARLFSNVLVGYTDYALLADSEYRYDTGGTSTSRYKNSYESGIRDLHARVNLEFIPSANHSIRFGVGALQHYFLTGAYEEVFRVDGAITDSTSSPNRRLRAGEFQAYIEDDWRLSSRIRLNTGVHASNFLIEDRTYVSLEPRIAALWRLNAQTSLKASLAYMQQYIHLLATTSGLSLPTDLWVPATAKVLPQKSWQVAGGVVQMLADRKLELSLEGYYKKMDNLIEYEDGANYFNATYGNWEDRVVSGYGVAYGGEVFIRKRSGRTTGWIGYTLSWSRRKFDEINDGRWFPYRYDRRHDAALVISHKLNARFDISGTWVYGTGQAVTLPVGHLVAESSSRTVFPWTRGERTALYRVQSARNGARMPAYHRLDIGMRIHRTMTRVKRTLTLGTYNTYSRRNAISIFADSADNGDLIFKKFSILPIVPSISYQLSF; via the coding sequence ATGATTGGTTCACACAAGATCCCGATCTTGCTGGTATTCATAGGTTTTGGTCTATGCCTGCCAGTTGTGTCTGCTCAGGAGAACCCCATCACAGTCAGTGGAACCGTAACGGATTCTGAAACCGGAGAGCTGGTCGTCGGAGCGGCGTTGTATGTGTCTACTCAAGACATAGGAGTCACGACCAATCAATACGGTTATTACAGCCTGACATTGCTTGGCGACAGCGTGAGCATGGTCGTCAGTCATGTCGCATATACTACGCAACGGTTGACCTATTCGTCTCAGGAGGACCTTGTCCTGGATATCTCGCTTGTGCCTGCTAGGCTCGCTCTGGGGGAATTGGAAGTGATTGCACCTGCCGAATCCGCACTGCAGACAACACAGATGAGCGGAGTAACAATTCCTGTCCAGGATATCGAGAATCTTCCATCGCTTCTGGGAGAGGCGGATGTATTACGCATCATTCAACTTCTGCCTGGAGTTCAGTCCGGTGTAGAGGGCTCAACGGGTCTTTATGTGCGTGGAGGTGGGCCGGACCAAAATCTATATCTCCTCGACGGGACCCAAGTTTATAATCCGAGTCACCTATTTGGATTTTTGGGTACGTTCAACTCCGATGCTATCAAGGATGTCCGTGTCCTCAAGGGGGGATTTCCGGCACGTTACGGTGGGCGACTATCTTCAGTGATTGACATCACCATGAAGGAGGGGAATATGAAGCGGTTTACAGGAACGGGAGCCATTGGGCTCTTGGCATCCCGTATGACACTGGAGGGGCCCATCAAGCGTGACCGCGCATCTTTTTTAATCTCCGCACGCCGATCCTATGCCGACCTGCTCGTCCGCCCCTTCCTCGATCGCGATGAAGAAGATTTTGGGTACTATTTCTATGATTTTAATGTAAAGACCAACGTGATTCTCTCACCCAATGACCGAATTTATCTAAGCGGTTATGCAGGGAATGATCGTTTGTACTCTTATTACAGGTACGAGGGGAATGACGATGAGGATCGAAGTGGGTTAAGCTGGAGCAATCTGACGGCGACCATCCGATGGAATCACATCTTCGGAGCACGGTTATTTTCGAATGTTTTGGTTGGCTATACCGATTACGCGCTGCTTGCTGACAGCGAATACCGATACGATACAGGGGGAACCTCAACTTCTCGATATAAAAACTCATACGAATCTGGTATTCGTGATTTGCATGCACGTGTGAATTTGGAATTCATCCCAAGTGCCAATCACAGCATCCGTTTTGGGGTGGGCGCACTGCAGCATTACTTCCTCACTGGTGCCTACGAGGAGGTCTTCAGGGTTGATGGTGCCATCACGGATTCAACATCTTCTCCTAATCGCCGCCTCCGAGCGGGAGAGTTCCAGGCATACATCGAAGATGATTGGCGTCTTAGTTCCCGGATCCGCTTGAATACTGGTGTGCATGCATCAAACTTTTTGATTGAAGACCGAACCTACGTCTCACTCGAACCTCGGATTGCGGCACTGTGGCGTTTGAACGCACAAACTAGTCTGAAAGCATCTCTTGCATACATGCAACAGTATATTCATCTGTTAGCAACGACTAGTGGATTATCTCTGCCGACAGACCTATGGGTCCCTGCAACGGCAAAAGTGCTGCCCCAAAAATCATGGCAGGTTGCAGGTGGAGTTGTCCAGATGCTCGCGGACCGAAAGCTCGAGCTGTCACTGGAAGGGTATTACAAAAAGATGGATAATCTGATCGAATATGAAGATGGTGCCAATTATTTTAATGCCACCTATGGGAACTGGGAAGATCGCGTGGTGTCGGGGTATGGGGTTGCTTACGGTGGAGAGGTCTTTATTCGGAAGCGGTCAGGGCGGACGACAGGCTGGATCGGCTATACTCTATCCTGGAGTCGCCGAAAGTTCGATGAAATTAACGATGGCCGTTGGTTTCCATATCGGTATGATCGCCGTCATGATGCCGCACTGGTAATCAGCCATAAACTCAACGCCCGGTTTGATATCAGTGGAACATGGGTTTATGGTACAGGTCAGGCGGTTACGCTACCAGTCGGACATCTCGTCGCTGAGTCATCCTCGCGGACTGTTTTTCCATGGACAAGAGGTGAGAGGACGGCGCTGTATCGGGTGCAGAGCGCCCGCAACGGCGCACGAATGCCAGCCTATCATCGGCTGGACATTGGGATGCGTATTCATCGAACAATGACACGCGTAAAGCGCACCCTGACCCTAGGTACCTACAACACGTACAGTCGAAGGAATGCAATCAGCATTTTTGCCGATAGTGCTGATAATGGTGATTTGATCTTCAAGAAGTTTTCGATACTCCCAATCGTGCCTTCCATCAGCTATCAGTTGTCTTTCTAG
- a CDS encoding long-chain fatty acid--CoA ligase, giving the protein MTDISTLCDLIDFGLTHNSGIVSSTKRKGTWIDTDVATFRERMDACAAGFYSLGIRKGDRVALHSENSTEWLIADQALLSLGAVSVPIYTTQPEGQILHIVRDAGVHGYIVSSQELYDRCPSEMMVNSDLKWVMGILGKYTDDMFTMEDLIERGRKQLSETPDLLNETRSAVSSDDLATLCYTSGTTGQPKGVMLTHGNLTTNALALAERLPFDVPARVLSFLPLSHSLERVASTFYLSQSCPIYFIETTDELMEDMQHVRPAHMTTVPRLLEKVHAGIMTKAVAEKGIPGLIARWAFGRAERFDLENPSSGLQDKLADKLVYSKVRNTLFGGNLQALTSGGAALSTQVQAFINGLGIYCGQGYGLTETSPVITLYERKKLRPGSVGTAIRDVEVKIAEDGEILTRGPHIMRGYYNMPEETAETITDDGWLHTGDIGKLDEDGHLYITDRKKQLFKLSTGKYIAPVPIEVKLASDALIEHAVVIGPDFKFCAALIVVDAAYVENAYGSEPDVQILNNAVQTVIDKVNEDLPPWEQVKKFHLILDPFTIDTGELTPTLKVRRKNVFAKYQKEIDGLYSS; this is encoded by the coding sequence ATGACTGATATTTCGACCCTCTGTGACTTAATTGATTTTGGCCTGACCCATAACTCTGGCATTGTTTCTTCTACCAAAAGGAAGGGAACATGGATCGATACGGACGTGGCTACATTTCGAGAGCGTATGGATGCCTGTGCTGCAGGTTTTTACAGCCTGGGCATACGAAAAGGGGACCGGGTTGCTCTCCACTCGGAAAACAGCACTGAATGGCTCATTGCTGATCAGGCACTGTTATCTCTGGGGGCAGTCAGCGTGCCTATCTATACCACCCAGCCCGAAGGGCAAATCTTACACATTGTTCGTGATGCTGGTGTGCATGGATATATCGTATCGTCTCAGGAATTGTATGATCGGTGTCCCAGCGAGATGATGGTAAATTCAGACTTGAAATGGGTGATGGGAATCCTCGGCAAATACACCGATGATATGTTCACCATGGAGGATCTGATTGAGCGTGGCAGAAAACAGCTTTCCGAGACACCAGATCTGCTCAATGAAACCAGATCGGCGGTGAGCAGCGACGACCTGGCGACACTTTGCTACACGTCCGGTACTACTGGTCAGCCCAAGGGGGTTATGCTCACACACGGGAATTTGACGACCAATGCACTTGCATTGGCCGAACGCTTACCGTTCGATGTTCCCGCACGTGTCCTGTCCTTTCTTCCCCTGTCTCATTCGCTGGAACGCGTTGCCTCTACCTTCTATCTCTCCCAGTCTTGTCCCATCTACTTCATTGAAACGACCGATGAGTTGATGGAGGATATGCAACATGTGCGCCCGGCACACATGACGACGGTGCCTAGATTGCTTGAAAAGGTTCATGCAGGTATCATGACCAAAGCCGTAGCCGAGAAAGGAATCCCAGGATTGATTGCCCGGTGGGCCTTTGGACGCGCGGAACGGTTTGATCTTGAAAACCCCAGTTCAGGTTTGCAGGACAAGCTTGCGGACAAGCTTGTCTACAGTAAAGTACGGAACACACTCTTTGGTGGAAATCTGCAGGCACTGACCAGCGGGGGTGCTGCACTGTCAACTCAGGTGCAGGCTTTTATCAATGGCTTGGGCATTTATTGTGGCCAGGGATACGGTCTAACTGAAACCTCTCCCGTAATTACCCTCTACGAGCGTAAAAAACTTCGTCCAGGCTCGGTCGGAACCGCGATTCGAGATGTAGAAGTGAAGATTGCTGAAGATGGAGAAATTTTGACCCGGGGGCCGCATATTATGCGTGGATACTATAACATGCCCGAAGAGACCGCGGAGACGATTACCGATGACGGATGGTTGCACACCGGCGATATCGGGAAGCTTGATGAAGATGGCCATCTATACATTACTGATCGAAAAAAACAACTCTTTAAGCTCTCTACCGGAAAATACATTGCTCCCGTGCCAATTGAGGTAAAGCTGGCTTCGGATGCTCTCATTGAGCATGCCGTTGTGATTGGCCCTGATTTCAAGTTCTGTGCCGCTCTGATCGTCGTAGATGCCGCCTACGTAGAAAATGCTTACGGATCTGAGCCGGATGTACAGATCCTGAATAACGCAGTCCAGACCGTAATCGATAAAGTGAACGAAGATCTGCCGCCCTGGGAACAGGTGAAGAAGTTTCATTTGATCCTTGATCCATTCACCATTGATACGGGGGAACTCACACCCACGCTGAAAGTGAGGCGGAAGAATGTATTTGCAAAATATCAGAAAGAAATTGACGGACTTTACTCGTCCTAG
- the moaC gene encoding cyclic pyranopterin monophosphate synthase MoaC: MPEFTHLEDEGGIHMVDVSRKPSSTRSASAEGVIQLGVDAYTALTQKRIAKGDVLTTAQLAGIMGAKDTARLIPLCHPIPLDSVVLSFSFDEKTHAVKIQAKVTSCGRTGVEMEALTAVSIASLSIYDMCKSISKAIRITDIRLVSKEGGVRGRYSVDSTP; the protein is encoded by the coding sequence ATGCCGGAATTTACTCATCTGGAGGATGAAGGTGGCATCCACATGGTAGACGTTTCGAGGAAGCCTTCCTCGACACGCAGTGCCTCCGCGGAGGGGGTTATACAATTAGGTGTTGATGCATACACGGCACTGACGCAGAAGCGTATTGCCAAGGGGGATGTACTAACTACAGCGCAGCTAGCTGGAATCATGGGGGCGAAAGATACTGCCCGGCTGATTCCATTATGCCATCCGATTCCATTGGATTCGGTCGTACTTTCGTTTTCGTTTGATGAAAAGACGCACGCTGTTAAGATTCAAGCCAAGGTTACTTCATGCGGACGCACCGGAGTGGAGATGGAAGCATTGACGGCTGTGTCGATCGCTTCGTTATCCATCTATGACATGTGTAAATCTATTTCGAAGGCAATACGTATCACTGACATACGACTAGTATCCAAAGAGGGTGGTGTGCGTGGTCGCTATTCAGTTGACAGTACTCCGTAA
- a CDS encoding aspartate carbamoyltransferase catalytic subunit, with protein sequence MEGASSQTNSKILQHKHLLGLSTYSAGELYLILETAKEFRQVLERPIKRVPTLRGFTIANLFFEPSTRTRISFELAAKRLSADLVNFGGSGSSLSKGETLRDTAQNIEAMKVDMAVIRHSSPGAAHFLTRCIQGSVINAGDGAHEHPTQALLDLLTISEHYESFSNLRVSIIGDIAHSRVARSNIFALTTLGAHVTVCGPQTLMPVHIDKLGVRVVHHLDDALQDCDVAITLRMQRERFGASLVPSLREYHALYGLRADHMERSPNMIVLHPGPVNRGVELDDEVVEHERAVILDQVTNGVAVRMAVIYLLASGTK encoded by the coding sequence ATGGAAGGTGCAAGCTCACAAACCAACTCAAAGATTCTCCAACATAAGCATCTACTTGGCCTATCAACGTACAGTGCCGGTGAACTTTATCTGATCCTTGAGACAGCGAAAGAATTCCGCCAGGTCTTGGAACGCCCGATCAAGCGGGTCCCGACCCTGCGCGGGTTCACGATCGCGAACCTGTTTTTTGAGCCATCTACACGAACACGTATCTCTTTTGAGCTCGCTGCAAAGCGGCTATCTGCAGATCTAGTCAACTTCGGCGGATCAGGATCCAGTTTGTCCAAAGGAGAGACCTTGCGTGATACAGCTCAGAATATTGAGGCGATGAAGGTAGATATGGCAGTGATTCGCCATAGTTCACCTGGTGCAGCACATTTTCTCACACGTTGTATTCAGGGAAGTGTTATCAATGCAGGGGACGGAGCCCACGAGCACCCGACTCAGGCGCTTCTTGATTTGCTGACAATTTCAGAGCACTATGAGTCCTTTTCGAATCTGCGTGTATCAATCATCGGGGATATTGCACACAGCCGTGTTGCGCGATCAAATATTTTTGCACTCACGACACTGGGTGCCCACGTCACGGTCTGTGGTCCCCAAACCCTCATGCCCGTTCACATAGATAAATTGGGGGTCAGAGTCGTGCATCATCTCGACGATGCACTCCAAGACTGTGATGTAGCGATAACACTGCGTATGCAGCGTGAAAGATTTGGGGCGAGTCTAGTCCCGTCTCTGCGTGAATATCATGCCCTCTATGGGCTAAGGGCAGATCACATGGAGCGGAGTCCGAATATGATTGTGCTACATCCGGGTCCGGTAAATCGAGGGGTTGAATTAGATGATGAAGTTGTAGAGCACGAGCGGGCTGTGATCCTTGATCAGGTCACGAACGGTGTTGCCGTACGAATGGCTGTCATTTATCTGCTTGCTTCTGGCACGAAGTGA
- a CDS encoding HlyC/CorC family transporter: MALSVIISTLFLSAFFSGTEIAFVAANRLRVEMRARRRGVLGHLVTFFFESPTRLLTTTLVGNNIALVIFSTAMALVLAEPLSRYVTGESPQLIVQTLIAAIVVLLIGEILPKTIMRETANRAVFFLAIPLVATYIVLLPLILLVGWTSQLLVKGLGGASDQLTRFSRRSFEKMIEENVERGSLDLDAEETEMLTNVFGLHAKRAKVCMTPRTEIISISEDTSLEDFRQICIESGYSKIPVYRENIDTIVGIAFAYDLFDSPKTLHEVVRPARFVPESKPAKELLREFRDSHRSIVIVIDEYGGTAGLITREDLLEELFGDIQDEFDTEKITMSETAPRTYRFSGKAEIDEINERFDIAIPTGDFETIAGFILDHSGAIPSPNDRLIVGTFRIEILKASRNRIELVQLSLID; encoded by the coding sequence ATGGCCTTGTCTGTAATAATTAGTACTCTCTTTTTGAGTGCGTTCTTCTCTGGCACAGAAATCGCATTCGTCGCCGCGAACCGCCTACGCGTCGAAATGCGTGCACGGCGCCGCGGTGTTCTCGGGCATCTGGTCACTTTTTTCTTCGAATCACCTACACGACTACTGACGACCACTTTGGTCGGCAATAATATCGCACTGGTCATCTTTTCCACCGCCATGGCACTCGTTCTGGCCGAACCACTATCCCGCTATGTGACCGGTGAGAGCCCGCAGTTGATTGTTCAGACACTCATCGCTGCGATTGTGGTGCTGCTGATTGGCGAGATACTACCCAAAACTATCATGCGGGAGACTGCAAATCGAGCGGTCTTTTTTCTCGCGATCCCGCTTGTCGCAACCTATATCGTACTGCTACCTCTCATCCTCCTGGTTGGCTGGACATCACAGCTACTTGTCAAGGGACTCGGTGGTGCATCTGATCAGCTTACCCGTTTTTCCCGCCGCTCGTTCGAAAAAATGATCGAGGAGAATGTGGAGCGCGGATCTCTTGACCTTGACGCCGAGGAAACAGAGATGCTTACCAATGTTTTTGGGCTGCACGCAAAACGCGCGAAAGTATGCATGACACCGCGTACGGAGATCATATCTATTTCGGAAGACACTTCTCTCGAAGATTTTCGGCAAATCTGCATTGAGAGCGGGTATTCCAAAATACCAGTCTACCGGGAAAACATTGATACGATTGTGGGCATTGCCTTTGCCTACGATTTATTTGATAGCCCCAAGACTTTACACGAGGTCGTGCGCCCTGCCCGATTCGTTCCAGAATCGAAGCCTGCCAAAGAGCTTCTTCGAGAATTCAGGGACAGTCACCGATCTATCGTGATTGTCATTGATGAGTACGGTGGAACTGCCGGCTTGATCACACGCGAAGACCTTCTGGAAGAGCTCTTCGGTGATATTCAGGATGAGTTTGATACGGAGAAGATAACCATGAGCGAAACAGCACCCCGTACTTACAGATTCAGCGGAAAAGCCGAAATTGATGAAATCAATGAACGCTTTGATATAGCAATCCCCACGGGAGATTTTGAAACTATCGCCGGGTTTATTCTTGATCACAGCGGCGCAATTCCCTCCCCGAACGACCGCTTGATCGTTGGTACCTTCCGAATCGAAATTCTTAAAGCCTCACGAAATCGGATCGAGCTCGTCCAGCTCTCCCTTATCGATTAG